A genomic stretch from Actinomadura rubteroloni includes:
- the pdhA gene encoding pyruvate dehydrogenase (acetyl-transferring) E1 component subunit alpha, with translation MTIDSMRGRPPEGGPAEPGLVQLLTPEGERVEHPDYPLDLSAEDVRGLYRDLVLVRAIDREAVSLTRQGELGLWASLLGQEAAQIGSGRALTAHDMVFPTYREHGVAYCRGVEPLKLLGMFRGVNHAGWDPAAHGFHTYTIVIGSQTLHATGYAMGIQRDGVLGTPNAGAAIAYFGDGATSQGDVNEAFVFASVFNAPIVFFCQNNQWAISEPLERQSRIPLYRRAQGFGFPGIRVDGNDVFACLAVTRRALENARTGQGPTLVEAFTYRMGAHTTTDDPTRYRLRSDEEAWKLKDPIERVRAYLRRSGLVDDAFLASVDAEGKDIAADLRTRCRALPDPRPEAIFENVYAAPHALMTEEQEAFAAYLATFEEEVA, from the coding sequence ATGACGATCGACTCCATGCGCGGCCGGCCCCCCGAGGGCGGGCCCGCCGAGCCCGGGCTCGTCCAGCTCCTCACCCCCGAGGGCGAGCGCGTCGAGCACCCGGACTACCCGCTGGACCTGTCCGCCGAGGACGTGCGCGGTCTCTACCGGGATCTCGTGCTCGTCCGGGCGATCGACCGGGAGGCCGTGTCCCTCACCCGGCAGGGCGAGCTCGGGCTGTGGGCGTCGCTGCTCGGCCAGGAGGCCGCGCAGATCGGCTCCGGCCGCGCGCTCACCGCCCACGACATGGTCTTCCCGACCTACCGCGAGCACGGCGTCGCCTACTGCCGGGGCGTCGAGCCACTGAAGCTGCTCGGAATGTTCCGGGGCGTCAACCACGCCGGCTGGGACCCCGCCGCGCACGGCTTCCACACCTACACCATCGTCATCGGCAGCCAGACGCTCCACGCGACCGGCTACGCGATGGGCATCCAGCGCGACGGAGTGCTCGGCACGCCGAACGCGGGCGCCGCCATCGCGTACTTCGGCGACGGCGCCACGTCCCAGGGCGACGTGAACGAGGCGTTCGTGTTCGCGTCGGTGTTCAACGCGCCGATCGTGTTCTTCTGCCAGAACAACCAGTGGGCCATCTCCGAGCCGCTGGAGCGCCAGAGCCGCATCCCGCTGTACCGGCGGGCGCAGGGCTTCGGGTTCCCGGGCATCCGGGTGGACGGCAACGACGTGTTCGCCTGCCTCGCCGTCACCCGCCGCGCGCTGGAGAACGCCCGGACGGGCCAGGGCCCGACGCTGGTCGAGGCGTTCACCTACCGGATGGGCGCCCACACCACCACCGACGACCCCACGCGCTACCGGCTCCGGTCCGACGAGGAGGCGTGGAAGCTCAAGGACCCGATCGAGCGCGTCCGTGCCTACCTGCGCCGCTCCGGCCTCGTCGACGACGCGTTCCTCGCGTCCGTCGACGCCGAGGGCAAGGACATCGCCGCCGACCTGCGCACGCGCTGCCGGGCGCTGCCCGACCCGCGTCCCGAGGCGATCTTCGAGAACGTCTACGCGGCCCCGCACGCGTTGATGACCGAGGAGCAGGAGGCGTTCGCGGCCTACCTCGCGACGTTCGAGGAAGAGGTGGCCTGA
- a CDS encoding VOC family protein produces MTIQRMDNVLIVVDDLDAVIAFFVELGMELHGRWPLDEPWVERVIALEGVRQEIAMLRIPGAQGGIELAKFHTPAAVRHEPVDAPTNTLGIRRVMFAVDDIEATVSRVKALGADLVGDIVRYEDTFLLCYVRGPEGIVVGLAEELN; encoded by the coding sequence ATGACGATTCAGCGGATGGACAACGTCCTCATCGTGGTCGACGACCTCGACGCGGTGATCGCCTTCTTCGTCGAGCTCGGGATGGAGCTGCACGGCCGGTGGCCGCTGGACGAGCCCTGGGTGGAGCGGGTGATCGCGCTGGAGGGCGTCCGGCAGGAGATCGCGATGCTGCGGATCCCGGGCGCGCAGGGCGGGATCGAGCTGGCGAAGTTCCACACGCCGGCGGCCGTCCGGCACGAGCCGGTGGACGCGCCGACGAACACCCTGGGGATCCGCCGCGTGATGTTCGCCGTGGACGACATCGAGGCCACGGTCTCCCGCGTCAAGGCGCTCGGCGCGGACCTCGTCGGCGACATCGTCCGGTACGAGGACACGTTCCTGCTCTGCTACGTCCGCGGCCCCGAGGGCATCGTGGTCGGGCTCGCCGAGGAGCTCAACTGA
- a CDS encoding SDR family oxidoreductase: MSNEVRSRTVRGDGVDLAVFERGAGPAVLLVHGYPDTHQVWDAVAERLADRYRVISYDVRGAGASERPRGTAAYRFEHLMADMRAVLDATSPGEPVHLVGHDWGSIQCWEAACTMPERFASYTSISGPSLDHVGHWTRRFHPRASVRQTVHSWYIGFFQSPLLPELAWRSGVAGRLITRLEHGDPDFAATLPRDGAAGVRLYRANIASRLLRPRDRRTDLPVQIVIPTGDHYVTPALAEAARPFVPNLWIRRVKGRHWIPSARPDLIARLVGEHVEQVRGAEPSRGLRRARVESKPEFTGQLVVVTGAGSGIGRATALAFAERGAEVVAADRDTESAERTAQLASLLGPPARAYTVDVSDVAAMEKFAAEIDVPDVLVNNAGIGMSGSFLDHTPEDWERILGVNLGGVIHGARLFGRRMAERGEGGHIVNLASMAGYTPSRELPAYSTSKAAVLMLSECLRAELADAGIGVSAICPGIVNTAITRTTAFVGLTPDAQDRRRRRITRAYGRRAYPPERVAAQIVRAVRDDRAVVPVTSEARLAHLASRVSPSLMRLAARVRLS; encoded by the coding sequence ATGTCCAATGAAGTGCGCTCCCGGACCGTCCGCGGCGACGGCGTCGACCTCGCCGTCTTCGAGCGGGGCGCGGGCCCCGCCGTCCTGCTGGTCCACGGCTACCCCGACACGCACCAGGTCTGGGACGCCGTCGCGGAGCGCCTCGCCGACCGGTACCGCGTCATCAGCTACGACGTGCGCGGCGCGGGCGCGTCCGAGCGGCCCCGGGGCACCGCCGCGTACCGGTTCGAGCACCTCATGGCGGACATGCGGGCCGTCCTGGACGCGACCAGCCCCGGCGAGCCCGTCCACCTGGTCGGGCACGACTGGGGCTCGATCCAGTGCTGGGAGGCCGCCTGCACGATGCCGGAGCGGTTCGCGTCCTACACGTCGATCTCCGGGCCGTCGCTGGACCACGTCGGGCACTGGACGCGCCGCTTCCACCCGCGCGCGTCGGTCCGCCAGACGGTGCACTCCTGGTACATCGGGTTCTTCCAGTCGCCGCTGCTGCCCGAGCTGGCGTGGCGCAGCGGCGTCGCCGGACGGCTGATCACGCGGCTGGAGCACGGCGACCCCGACTTCGCGGCCACGCTGCCGCGCGACGGCGCCGCCGGGGTCCGCCTCTACCGCGCGAACATCGCGTCCCGGCTGCTGCGGCCCCGCGACCGCCGGACGGACCTGCCGGTGCAGATCGTGATCCCCACCGGCGACCATTACGTCACCCCCGCGCTCGCCGAGGCGGCGCGGCCGTTCGTCCCCAACCTGTGGATCCGGCGGGTGAAGGGACGGCACTGGATCCCGTCCGCCCGTCCCGACCTCATCGCGCGGCTCGTCGGCGAGCACGTCGAGCAGGTGCGCGGCGCCGAGCCGTCGCGGGGCCTGCGCCGGGCGCGCGTCGAGAGCAAGCCCGAGTTCACCGGTCAGCTCGTCGTCGTGACCGGCGCGGGCAGCGGCATCGGCCGCGCCACCGCGCTGGCCTTCGCCGAGCGCGGCGCGGAGGTCGTCGCCGCCGACCGCGACACCGAGTCCGCCGAGCGCACCGCGCAGCTCGCGTCCCTGCTCGGCCCGCCCGCCCGCGCCTACACCGTGGACGTGTCGGACGTCGCCGCGATGGAGAAGTTCGCCGCCGAGATCGACGTCCCGGACGTCCTGGTGAACAACGCGGGCATCGGCATGTCCGGCTCCTTCCTCGACCACACCCCGGAGGACTGGGAGCGCATCCTCGGCGTCAACCTCGGCGGCGTGATCCACGGCGCGCGGCTGTTCGGCCGCCGGATGGCCGAGCGCGGCGAGGGCGGCCACATCGTCAACCTCGCGTCGATGGCCGGGTACACGCCGTCGCGAGAACTGCCCGCCTACAGCACGAGCAAGGCGGCCGTGCTGATGCTGTCCGAATGCCTGCGCGCCGAACTAGCCGACGCGGGCATCGGCGTCTCGGCGATCTGCCCCGGCATCGTCAACACCGCGATCACCCGGACCACGGCGTTCGTCGGCCTCACCCCGGACGCCCAGGACCGGCGCCGCCGCCGGATCACCCGCGCCTACGGCCGCCGCGCCTACCCGCCGGAGCGGGTCGCGGCGCAGATCGTCCGGGCCGTCCGGGACGACCGCGCCGTCGTGCCGGTGACCTCGGAGGCCCGCCTGGCCCACCTGGCGTCCCGCGTCTCCCCGTCCCTCATGCGCCTCGCCGCCCGCGTCCGGCTCAGTTGA
- the purQ gene encoding phosphoribosylformylglycinamidine synthase subunit PurQ: MDAARVGVITFPGSLDDRDAARAVRLAGAEPVTLWHADDDLQNVDAVVLPGGFSYGDYLRAGAIARFAPLMERLIDAARGGLPVLGICNGFQVLCEAHLLPGALLPNAGLHFVCRDQRLRVDDADTAWTRDYTAGQEIVVPIKNRDGRYVADPDTLAELEGEGRVVARYLDLNPNGSLNDIAGVRNEAGNVVGLMPHPEHAVESLTGPSTDGLGFFTSIVKRLVEA, from the coding sequence ATGGACGCTGCCCGGGTGGGGGTCATCACCTTCCCAGGTTCCCTCGACGACCGCGACGCCGCGCGCGCCGTGCGGCTGGCCGGCGCCGAGCCGGTCACGCTGTGGCACGCCGACGACGACCTGCAGAACGTGGATGCGGTCGTCCTGCCCGGCGGGTTCTCCTACGGGGACTACCTGCGGGCCGGGGCCATCGCCCGGTTCGCGCCGCTGATGGAGCGGCTCATCGACGCCGCGCGGGGCGGGCTGCCCGTCCTCGGCATCTGCAACGGCTTCCAGGTGCTCTGCGAGGCGCACCTGCTGCCCGGCGCGCTGCTCCCGAACGCGGGCCTGCACTTCGTCTGCCGCGACCAGCGGCTGCGGGTGGACGACGCCGACACCGCCTGGACGCGCGACTACACCGCCGGGCAGGAGATCGTCGTCCCGATCAAGAACCGGGACGGCCGCTACGTCGCCGACCCCGACACGCTCGCCGAACTGGAGGGCGAGGGCCGCGTGGTCGCCCGCTACCTCGACCTGAACCCGAACGGCTCGCTCAACGACATCGCGGGAGTCCGCAACGAGGCGGGCAACGTCGTCGGGCTGATGCCGCACCCCGAGCACGCCGTCGAGTCGCTGACCGGGCCGTCCACCGACGGGCTCGGCTTCTTCACCTCGATCGTCAAGCGGCTGGTGGAGGCATGA
- a CDS encoding alpha-ketoacid dehydrogenase subunit beta, producing MTTLTLGRALNEGMRRAMEDDPKVLVMGEDVGRLGGVFRVTDGLQKDFGEERVIDTPLAESGIVGTAIGLALRGYRPVCEIQFDGFVFPAADQIITQLAKMHLRSLGAVKLPVVVRIPCGGGIGAVEHHSESPEAYFAHTAGLRVVACSNAADAYTMIRRAIASPDPVIFFEPKRRYWDKADVSTEVALSDLPDLHAAQVVQPGDDVTVLAYGPSVKTCLEAAAAAATEGRSLEVIDLRSLNPLDMDTVEASVARTGRCVVVHEAPVFAGFGAELAARITERCFYRLEAPVLRVGGFSTPYPPSRLEDHYLPDLDRVLDAVDRTFAW from the coding sequence ATGACGACCCTGACGCTCGGCCGCGCGCTCAACGAGGGCATGCGGCGCGCGATGGAGGACGACCCGAAGGTCCTCGTCATGGGGGAGGACGTCGGCCGGCTCGGCGGCGTCTTCCGCGTCACCGACGGGCTCCAGAAGGACTTCGGGGAGGAGCGGGTGATCGACACGCCGCTCGCCGAGTCCGGGATCGTCGGGACGGCCATCGGGCTCGCGCTGCGCGGCTACCGTCCCGTCTGCGAGATCCAGTTCGACGGGTTCGTGTTCCCCGCCGCCGACCAGATCATCACGCAGCTCGCCAAGATGCACCTGCGGTCGCTCGGCGCGGTGAAGCTGCCGGTCGTCGTGCGGATCCCGTGCGGGGGCGGCATCGGCGCGGTCGAGCACCACTCGGAGTCGCCCGAGGCGTACTTCGCGCACACGGCCGGGCTGCGGGTCGTGGCGTGCTCCAACGCGGCCGACGCCTACACGATGATCCGCCGCGCCATCGCCTCGCCGGACCCGGTGATCTTCTTCGAGCCCAAGCGGCGGTACTGGGACAAGGCGGACGTCTCGACCGAGGTCGCCCTGTCCGACCTGCCGGACCTGCACGCGGCCCAGGTCGTCCAGCCCGGCGACGACGTGACGGTGCTCGCCTACGGGCCGTCGGTGAAGACCTGCCTGGAGGCCGCCGCCGCTGCCGCGACCGAGGGCCGGTCCCTGGAGGTCATCGACCTGCGGTCCCTCAACCCGCTCGACATGGACACCGTGGAGGCGTCCGTCGCCCGGACGGGACGCTGCGTCGTCGTCCACGAGGCGCCCGTGTTCGCCGGGTTCGGCGCCGAACTGGCCGCGCGGATCACCGAGCGGTGCTTCTACCGGCTGGAGGCGCCGGTGCTGCGGGTCGGCGGGTTCTCGACGCCCTACCCGCCGTCCCGGCTGGAGGACCACTACCTGCCCGACCTCGACCGCGTCCTGGACGCCGTCGACCGGACCTTCGCGTGGTGA
- a CDS encoding dihydrolipoamide acetyltransferase family protein: MSGVHLFKLPDVGEGLTEAEIVKWHVAVGDTVEVNQTIVEIETAKAIVELPCPFDGVVSELFAAEGATVDVGEPIIAVADPGSADVPAAGAPAPEAAAPAPDAPGPEVAEPSTPEPEPLPAQPADLKEDLVPQPPPEEPKRQPVLVGYGVKPGATKRRPRKAGHARPQPVDGRAATRAKPPVRKMARDLGVDLTTLTGSGPDGTITRDDVRAALEAPAAPAAREGERIPVKGVRKAMASAMVESAFTAPHVTEFLQVDVTPTMEAVARLRTSPDFADAKVSPLLFVAKALIAAARRHPRANATWDGDAIVVHPSVNLGIAAATERGLLVPNVKDAQTLSLPDLARALTALAETARAGKSTPASLTGGTITITNIGVFGIDAGTPILTPGEAAILAFGRIRDMPWVHEGALAIRKVTTLALSFDHRILDGEEGSKLLRDVGDMLEDPLTLLARS; encoded by the coding sequence GTGAGCGGCGTGCACCTGTTCAAACTGCCCGACGTCGGCGAGGGGCTGACCGAGGCGGAGATCGTCAAGTGGCACGTGGCGGTCGGCGACACCGTCGAGGTCAACCAGACGATCGTGGAGATCGAGACGGCCAAGGCGATCGTGGAACTGCCGTGCCCGTTCGACGGGGTGGTGAGCGAACTGTTCGCCGCCGAGGGTGCGACGGTCGACGTCGGCGAGCCGATCATCGCCGTGGCCGACCCCGGCTCCGCCGACGTGCCCGCCGCCGGGGCGCCCGCGCCGGAAGCGGCCGCCCCCGCGCCGGACGCGCCGGGACCGGAGGTCGCGGAGCCGTCGACCCCTGAACCCGAGCCGCTGCCCGCGCAGCCGGCGGACCTCAAGGAGGACCTGGTCCCCCAGCCGCCGCCGGAGGAGCCGAAGCGCCAGCCGGTGCTGGTGGGCTACGGGGTGAAGCCGGGCGCGACGAAGCGGCGTCCGCGCAAGGCCGGGCACGCTCGTCCACAGCCTGTGGACGGACGCGCCGCGACGCGGGCCAAGCCGCCCGTCCGCAAGATGGCGCGCGACCTCGGCGTGGACCTGACGACCCTGACCGGCAGCGGCCCCGACGGCACGATCACCCGCGACGACGTCCGCGCGGCCTTGGAAGCCCCCGCCGCGCCCGCGGCGCGGGAGGGGGAGCGGATCCCGGTGAAGGGCGTCCGCAAGGCGATGGCGTCCGCGATGGTGGAGTCGGCGTTCACGGCGCCGCACGTCACCGAGTTCCTCCAGGTGGACGTCACGCCGACGATGGAGGCGGTGGCCCGGCTGCGGACCTCGCCGGACTTCGCCGACGCCAAGGTCTCCCCGCTGCTGTTCGTGGCGAAGGCGCTGATCGCGGCGGCGCGGCGCCACCCAAGGGCCAACGCGACGTGGGACGGCGACGCGATCGTCGTCCACCCGTCCGTGAACCTGGGGATAGCGGCGGCGACCGAGCGCGGCCTGCTCGTCCCGAACGTCAAGGACGCCCAGACGCTGTCCCTGCCGGACCTGGCACGCGCCCTGACGGCGCTCGCCGAGACGGCCCGGGCGGGCAAGTCCACCCCGGCGTCCCTCACCGGAGGGACGATCACGATCACCAACATCGGGGTCTTCGGCATCGACGCCGGAACCCCGATCCTCACGCCGGGCGAGGCGGCGATCCTGGCGTTCGGCCGGATCCGCGACATGCCGTGGGTCCATGAGGGCGCGCTGGCGATCCGCAAGGTCACCACACTCGCGTTGTCCTTCGACCACAGAATCCTGGACGGCGAGGAAGGCTCGAAACTCCTCCGCGACGTCGGCGACATGCTCGAAGACCCGCTCACCCTGCTGGCCCGCTCCTGA
- the purS gene encoding phosphoribosylformylglycinamidine synthase subunit PurS produces MARVVVDVMLKPEILDPQGQAIARKLPQLGFSGVSAVRQGKRFEVELDGPADDAALDQVRKIADTLLANPVVESYEVRVL; encoded by the coding sequence GTGGCGCGCGTCGTCGTGGACGTCATGCTGAAGCCGGAGATCCTCGACCCGCAGGGGCAGGCCATCGCCCGCAAGCTCCCGCAGCTCGGCTTCTCCGGCGTGAGCGCGGTGCGGCAGGGCAAGCGGTTCGAGGTCGAGCTGGACGGCCCGGCCGATGACGCGGCCCTCGACCAGGTCCGGAAGATCGCCGACACGCTGCTGGCGAACCCGGTGGTCGAGAGCTACGAGGTGCGGGTGCTGTAA
- a CDS encoding MFS transporter encodes MTSTAGTHGVQTGTVRTKIPARLDRLPWSRWHWMIVIGLGTVWILDGLEVTIVGNLAPQLAKPGSGVNISASAVTGLGAAVYVAGACLGALFFGWMTDRFGRKKLFMITLVVYLLGTALTALSWTPWWFFMCRFITGFGIGGEYAAINSAIDELIPSRHRGRIDIVINGSFWLGAAAGALLTVPLLSELPVNVGWRLAFALGVVLGLIILVVRRHVPESPRWLIIHGRTDAAEQLVGDVEQEVEHESGKRLVQPSQEITIQQRRSLGFGLIARTLWAHYPKRAILGFALFIGQAFLYNAITFGYADILTKFFHVDAATGYFYAVIAAGNFLGPLLLSPLFDSVGRKPMISGTYILSGVLLLLTAWAFDAGILSALTLTACWCGVLFFASAGASSAYLTVSEVFPMETRALAIAFFYAIGTAVGGITGPLVFSKLIAGGIGTTSMAFVTGALLMIAAGLVEVVFGVKAERRGLEDIARPLTAED; translated from the coding sequence GTGACGAGTACCGCAGGCACGCACGGCGTGCAGACCGGCACAGTCCGGACAAAGATCCCCGCCCGGCTGGACCGGCTGCCCTGGTCGCGCTGGCACTGGATGATCGTCATCGGCCTCGGCACCGTCTGGATCCTGGACGGTCTCGAAGTCACGATCGTCGGCAACCTCGCGCCGCAGCTCGCCAAACCGGGCAGCGGCGTCAACATCAGCGCGAGCGCCGTGACGGGCCTCGGCGCGGCCGTGTACGTCGCGGGCGCCTGCCTCGGAGCGCTGTTCTTCGGCTGGATGACCGACCGCTTCGGCCGCAAGAAGCTCTTCATGATCACGCTGGTGGTGTACCTGCTCGGCACCGCGCTGACCGCGCTGTCGTGGACGCCCTGGTGGTTCTTCATGTGCCGGTTCATCACCGGCTTCGGCATCGGCGGCGAGTACGCGGCGATCAACTCCGCGATCGACGAGCTGATCCCGAGCCGGCACCGCGGCCGGATCGACATCGTGATCAACGGCAGCTTCTGGCTGGGCGCGGCGGCGGGGGCGCTGCTGACCGTCCCGCTGCTCAGCGAGCTTCCGGTGAACGTCGGCTGGCGGCTGGCGTTCGCGCTCGGCGTGGTGCTCGGGCTGATCATCCTGGTGGTGCGGCGGCACGTCCCGGAGAGTCCACGCTGGCTGATCATCCACGGCCGGACGGACGCGGCGGAACAACTCGTCGGGGACGTCGAGCAGGAGGTCGAGCACGAGTCCGGCAAGCGGCTCGTCCAGCCGTCGCAGGAGATCACGATCCAGCAGCGCAGGAGCCTCGGGTTCGGGCTCATCGCGCGGACGCTGTGGGCGCACTACCCCAAGCGCGCGATCCTCGGGTTCGCCCTGTTCATCGGGCAGGCGTTCCTCTACAACGCGATCACGTTCGGGTACGCCGACATCCTCACGAAGTTCTTCCACGTGGACGCGGCGACCGGCTACTTCTACGCGGTCATCGCGGCGGGCAACTTCCTCGGGCCGCTGCTGCTGTCGCCGCTGTTCGACAGCGTCGGCCGCAAGCCGATGATCAGCGGGACGTACATCCTGTCCGGCGTGCTGCTGCTGCTCACCGCGTGGGCGTTCGACGCCGGGATCCTGTCGGCGCTGACGCTGACGGCGTGCTGGTGCGGCGTGCTGTTCTTCGCCTCCGCGGGGGCCAGCTCGGCGTACCTGACGGTCAGCGAGGTCTTCCCGATGGAGACCCGCGCGCTCGCCATCGCGTTCTTCTACGCGATCGGCACGGCGGTCGGCGGCATCACCGGCCCGCTCGTCTTCTCCAAGCTCATCGCGGGCGGGATCGGGACCACGTCGATGGCGTTCGTGACCGGCGCGCTGCTGATGATCGCGGCCGGGCTGGTCGAGGTGGTGTTCGGCGTGAAGGCCGAGCGGCGGGGCCTGGAGGACATCGCCAGGCCGCTGACGGCCGAGGACTGA
- a CDS encoding ATP-binding protein gives MDMNFSLAVPGEAPTIPLVRRVVGDVLRGLGAGEDCVGDLLIALSEACTNAVQHGRGDYEVAGLVDGDSCHLRIMDWGRGASEASLTSDRGDLAESGRGIRIMRALVDEVTIDPATDRGTIVHLRKRLTWRDGAVIRRLDRRLTHSAG, from the coding sequence ATGGACATGAACTTCTCGCTGGCCGTGCCCGGCGAGGCGCCGACGATCCCGTTGGTCCGCCGAGTCGTCGGGGACGTCCTGCGCGGCCTCGGCGCCGGTGAGGACTGCGTCGGCGACCTTCTGATCGCCCTCTCCGAGGCGTGCACCAACGCCGTCCAGCACGGCCGCGGCGACTACGAGGTCGCCGGGCTCGTCGACGGCGACTCCTGCCACCTGCGCATCATGGACTGGGGCCGCGGCGCGAGTGAGGCATCTCTCACGTCCGACCGGGGCGACTTGGCCGAGTCGGGCCGCGGGATTAGGATCATGCGCGCGCTGGTGGACGAGGTGACGATCGACCCGGCGACCGACCGGGGCACCATCGTCCACCTGCGGAAGCGCCTGACCTGGCGGGACGGGGCCGTCATCCGGCGACTTGACCGCCGTCTCACGCACAGCGCCGGGTAG
- the purL gene encoding phosphoribosylformylglycinamidine synthase subunit PurL, whose product MKDDEYQRVREILGRRPTSAELAIYSVMWSEHCSYKSSKVHLRQFADKAPQNDALLVGMGENAGVVDVGQGWAVTFKVESHNHPSYVEPYQGAATGVGGIVRDIMAMGARPVAVMDSLRFGPADAPDTQRVLPGVVAGVGGYGNSLGLPNIGGETVFDACYAQNPLVNALCVGVLRHDEIQRAAAPGPGNKVILFGAGTGPDGIGGASVLASATFDDASQAKRPSVQVGDPFLEKVLIECCLELFAEDLVVGVQDLGAAGVSCATTELAAAGTGGMTVDLDTVPLRDATLLPEEILMSESQERMMAVVEPAKVERFLEICARWEIPATVIGEVTDTGRLVMTWRGETIVDIPPGTAADEGPVYERPAAPPADLGALQSNTPGQLTRPSNGDELRRTVLWLAGSPNLASKTWVTSQYDRYVLGNTVQAMPENAGIVRIDPETGLGVALSLDGNGRYARLDPYSGAQLALSEAYRNVAATGARPLAVTNCLNFGSPEDPGVMWQFAQAAEGLADACQYLGTPVTGGNVSFYNQTGTAPINPTPVIGVLGVHDDVRRRVNMSFTSDGATLALLGETREEFGGSEWAHVVYGHLGGLPPKVDLAAERALASVLVAAARDGLLTAAHDLSDGGLSQALVESCLRGGLGASITLPGDAFVTLFSESVARAVVAIRPGGEARVAALCEQFGVPVTQLGVIGGDELRVTGRTAEGETGELFAIPLSELRETHERMLPSYTS is encoded by the coding sequence ATGAAGGACGACGAGTACCAGCGCGTCCGCGAGATCCTCGGCCGCCGCCCCACGTCCGCCGAGCTGGCGATCTACTCGGTGATGTGGAGCGAGCACTGCTCGTACAAGTCGTCCAAGGTCCACCTGCGGCAGTTCGCCGACAAGGCGCCGCAGAACGACGCGCTGCTCGTCGGGATGGGCGAGAACGCCGGGGTCGTGGACGTCGGCCAGGGCTGGGCGGTCACGTTCAAGGTCGAGTCGCACAACCACCCGTCCTACGTGGAGCCGTACCAGGGCGCCGCGACGGGCGTGGGCGGGATCGTCCGCGACATCATGGCGATGGGCGCGCGGCCGGTCGCCGTCATGGACTCGCTGCGCTTCGGCCCGGCCGACGCGCCCGACACGCAGCGGGTGCTGCCCGGCGTCGTCGCGGGCGTCGGCGGGTACGGCAACTCGCTCGGCCTGCCCAACATCGGCGGCGAGACGGTCTTCGACGCCTGCTACGCGCAGAACCCGCTGGTCAACGCGCTGTGCGTGGGCGTCCTGCGGCACGACGAGATCCAGCGCGCGGCGGCCCCCGGCCCCGGCAACAAGGTGATCCTGTTCGGCGCGGGCACCGGGCCGGACGGCATCGGCGGCGCGTCCGTGCTGGCCTCGGCGACGTTCGACGACGCCTCGCAGGCCAAGCGGCCGAGCGTCCAGGTCGGCGACCCGTTCCTGGAGAAGGTGCTCATCGAGTGCTGCCTGGAGCTGTTCGCCGAGGACCTCGTCGTCGGCGTCCAGGACCTCGGCGCGGCCGGGGTGTCCTGCGCGACGACCGAGCTGGCCGCCGCCGGGACGGGCGGCATGACCGTCGACCTCGACACCGTCCCGCTGCGCGACGCGACGCTGCTCCCCGAGGAGATCCTCATGAGCGAGTCGCAGGAGCGCATGATGGCGGTGGTCGAGCCCGCCAAGGTCGAGCGGTTCCTGGAGATCTGCGCCCGCTGGGAGATCCCGGCGACCGTGATCGGCGAGGTCACCGACACCGGACGGCTCGTGATGACCTGGCGCGGCGAGACGATCGTCGACATCCCGCCGGGCACGGCCGCCGACGAGGGGCCGGTGTACGAGCGTCCGGCGGCGCCGCCCGCCGACCTCGGCGCGCTGCAGAGCAACACGCCGGGGCAGCTCACGCGGCCGTCCAACGGGGACGAGCTGCGCCGCACGGTGCTGTGGCTGGCCGGGTCGCCGAACCTCGCGAGCAAGACGTGGGTCACCTCGCAGTACGACCGGTACGTCCTCGGCAACACCGTCCAGGCGATGCCGGAGAACGCCGGGATCGTCCGGATCGACCCGGAGACGGGCCTCGGCGTGGCGCTGTCGCTGGACGGCAACGGACGCTACGCGCGCCTCGACCCGTACTCGGGCGCGCAGCTCGCGCTGTCGGAGGCGTACCGGAACGTGGCGGCGACGGGCGCGCGTCCGCTCGCGGTGACGAACTGCCTGAACTTCGGCTCCCCGGAGGACCCGGGCGTCATGTGGCAGTTCGCGCAGGCCGCCGAGGGGCTCGCGGACGCGTGCCAGTACCTCGGGACGCCCGTGACCGGCGGCAACGTCAGCTTCTACAACCAGACCGGCACCGCGCCGATCAACCCGACGCCGGTCATCGGGGTGCTGGGCGTCCACGACGACGTCCGGCGCCGCGTGAACATGTCGTTCACGTCCGACGGGGCGACGCTGGCGCTGCTCGGCGAGACCCGCGAGGAGTTCGGCGGGTCCGAATGGGCGCACGTCGTCTACGGGCACCTGGGCGGGCTGCCGCCGAAGGTCGACCTGGCGGCGGAGCGTGCCCTGGCGTCGGTGCTGGTCGCGGCGGCGCGGGACGGGCTGCTGACGGCCGCGCACGACCTGTCGGACGGCGGCCTGTCGCAGGCGCTGGTCGAGTCGTGCCTGCGCGGCGGGCTCGGCGCGTCGATCACCCTGCCGGGGGACGCCTTCGTGACGCTGTTCAGCGAGTCGGTGGCGCGTGCCGTCGTGGCGATCCGGCCGGGCGGCGAGGCGCGCGTGGCGGCACTCTGCGAGCAGTTCGGCGTACCGGTGACCCAGCTCGGCGTCATCGGCGGCGACGAGCTACGCGTCACGGGCCGCACCGCCGAGGGCGAGACGGGCGAACTGTTCGCGATCCCGCTGTCGGAGCTGCGCGAGACCCACGAGCGGATGCTCCCGAGCTACACGAGCTGA